AGTGACGGGCGTCCTTGAACTTTGATCACTTTTGCGCTCTGTAGGCGGAACAAACAATACTTACTGTTATGCTGGTCGTCATTGTGTACTTGGGTTCACTAGGACGATAAACTAATAAAAAGGAAATAAACAAAAATAGTAGAATTGATAATGATTCGTGAAGTATAGCAAATACAATAACAAGACCGTAAACGAACACGACTGGCAACGAAATGTGGAGGCAGAAATAAAAAGATGcgaaaaacaaaaacatTTTTTAAAGCCCAGGGAAATGGGTGTGGAACAAATTTGAACGCGGGTTTGCGGACCAAATACACGGATATCTCTAGTAAAAGGCGAGAGATTTATTCGATTTGTGTTTGATCCCCCGCTAGGGGGCCAGATCGTTTTCAACACTTAAAAGGTCTTCAATATGTTCGCTTTAACAACAGGTGTTACCACTACATACAGCAACTTCATCGATATGAGACGTACTAATACGATACCTTAATTTTGTTCATGAGTTCAAATTGACTAATGATTTTGATGTTGCTATATTAAAAATGAAACAGTACATGCATATTTCATCAACAATACAACGCATGCTAGATGTCTTTTAACAATCCcttgcctcctcttctctgcaGGGCTTCACCCAAACCCAATTGGCTTTGTTGACTAAAGAAGTTCGCACTAGCTTGTTCCTTGCCATACTTTTGCCTCATTTTTTCATCACTCTCTTGCTCTCGGCGCTCCTCCTCAGCACGAGCAGCAAGCGATTTGGATCGGCTGGAATACAGCTCGTCAGCAGAGGCGGACATGGCAGCCAATCGAGCAGCGCGCTGATCATCGAGAGTATTGGTGTTGTTATTTACAGGGGCAGCTACAGAAGATCGAGATGGCGATGGTGGCCGAACATAAGGAGCTGGAAGATCGCGAGGGGGATACcggggaggaggaatgtGGTTATCCCGCTGTCGCGCGCGGAAACGGTCATCACGATGATCATCCCTCCTGTAACCATCGGATCCATGTGTCCACCGATTTCCTCCCCCCTTTCTGGGACTCTGATCGAGAGACCTCCTCCTTGagtcatctctttttcgaTAATCTCTATCCCTACTAGAGTAGtctttttcccctttttcccttttggGTGACTCAGACCGAGTCCGCGAGCGGTCCGAGCGGTCTCGATAAGTCCGTCGACCATCTCGGTCTCGAGAATCGTAGGAGTCACGGTGACGTCTATGATCACGATCGTCATAATAATCGAAAGGGGGTGAACGGGAGTCGCGGTATCGATGTTTGGATTTTCGTCGCTCCTACGTAGGATCCTTTAGGGTTTGAACATATGCAAAGCAAGACCTGCTTACCTCCTTTTCAACTCTTTTCCTGGCttttcgctcttctttAGTTTCTCCTTCCCGTTCCTTTGtttccttggcctttttgGCTGCCCTAAGTTGCTTCCTGATATCAGGCCGGTTCATCAGGGCTGCCAGAGCAGCTTGTTCCTGTTTTTTGATGGCAAGCAGAGGATCTTCCCTGATTT
Above is a window of Cryptococcus tetragattii IND107 chromosome 1, whole genome shotgun sequence DNA encoding:
- a CDS encoding pre-mRNA-splicing factor CWC25 translates to MGGGDLNMKKSWHPVLLVNQERVWKAEKVANEEKKMLAQLRKEREEERQLEELHRLQEASTGKKRVEKLDWMYAAPGTEGGALGGARIGEREMEEYLLGKKRVDEVLGQGDKNIGAASREFIALQNANTVRDTAAKIREDPLLAIKKQEQAALAALMNRPDIRKQLRAAKKAKETKEREGETKEERKARKRVEKEERRKSKHRYRDSRSPPFDYYDDRDHRRHRDSYDSRDRDGRRTYRDRSDRSRTRSESPKREKGEKDYSSRDRDYRKRDDSRRRSLDQSPRKGGGNRWTHGSDGYRRDDHRDDRFRARQRDNHIPPPRYPPRDLPAPYVRPPSPSRSSVAAPVNNNTNTLDDQRAARLAAMSASADELYSSRSKSLAARAEEERREQESDEKMRQKYGKEQASANFFSQQSQLGLGEALQRRGGKGLLKDI